The proteins below come from a single Argentina anserina chromosome 1, drPotAnse1.1, whole genome shotgun sequence genomic window:
- the LOC126784344 gene encoding cyclin-D3-3: MSLQQQDSSLNPPMLLAALFCEEGLEGEAEAEVDNGVEEQSESCFETSEKQSKGDLFWEEDELVSLISKERQTHVCFSGSISDGSLMLARKEALVWILNVKSHYGFSCLTAVLAMNYFDRFSSSSVFQKNKPWMSQLTAVACLSLAAKMEETQVPLLLDFQVEGSKFVFEARTIQRMELLVLSTLEWRMNPVTPNSFFDHMIRRLCLKIDLHLEFLWRCERLLLSVIADSRFLVFLPSIVAAAIMLYIINEIETFNPVDYQNQVLSVLKVSQDTVSECYKLILVVSASTVQNQGHKRKHSSIPSSPSGVIDISFSSDTSNDSWAVASPVSSLPDPRFKRSRHQDQQMRLPSLNRVSVDVLSRHSIMSSFI, translated from the exons ATGTCTCTCCAACAACAAGATTCCTCCCTAAACCCACCAATGCTTTTAGCTGCTTTATTCTGTGAAGAAGGACTTGAGGGagaagcagaagcagaagTAGACAATGGTGTTGAAGAACAGAGTGAGAGCTGCTTTGAGACTTCGGAGAAACAGTCAAAAGGTGACCTGTTTTGGGAAGAAGATGAACTTGTCTCTTTAATCTCAAAAGAGAGACAAACCCATGTCTGTTTCAGTGGTTCAATCTCAGATGGGTCTTTAATGTTGGCTAGGAAGGAAGCATTGGTCTGGATTTTGAATGTGAAATCACATTATGGGTTCTCTTGTTTGACTGCTGTTCTAGCAATGAACTACTTTGATCGGTTCAGTTCAAGCTCGGTGTTTCAAAAGAACAAGCCTTGGATGAGTCAACTCACTGCTGTGGCTTGTCTCTCTCTGGCTGCCAAAATGGAAGAGACCCAAGTGCCCCTTCTTCTGGATTTCCAA GTGGAGGGATCAAAGTTTGTGTTTGAGGCAAGGACTATTCAAAGAATGGAGCTTTTGGTGCTTTCAACTCTTGAATGGAGGATGAATCCAGTAACCCCAAATTCATTCTTTGATCACATGATCAGGAGGCTTTGTTTGAAGATCGATTTGCATTTGGAGTTTCTGTGGAGATGTGAGCGCCTCCTTCTCTCTGTCATTGCAG ACTCCAGATTTCTAGTCTTTCTACCGTCTATAGTAGCTGCTGCGATTATGCTGTATATCATTAATGAAATTGAAACATTCAATCCTGTGGATTATCAGAATCAGGTTTTGAGTGTACTCAAAGTCAGCCAG GACACAGTCAGTGAATGCTACAAGCTCATCTTGGTAGTATCAGCCAGCACTGTGCAAAACCAAGGGCATAAACGCAAGCATTCCTCCATACCTAGCAGCCCAAGTGGTGTTATAGATATATCTTTCAGCTCTGATACCTCAAATGATTCGTGGGCTGTGGCTTCACCGGTCTCATCTTTGCCAGACCCTCGATTTAAAAGGAGCAGACATCAGGACCAGCAGATGCGGCTGCCCTCGTTAAATCGTGTATCAGTTGATGTGCTTAGCAGGCACTCGATAATGTCGTCTTTTATCTAA
- the LOC126782586 gene encoding ADP-ribosylation factor 2-B-like, with product MGMAISRMVKMLFARKEMRILMVGLDAAGKTTILYKLKLGEVVTTIPTIGFNVETVEYKNVSFTVWDVGGQDKIRPLWRHYFQNTQGLIFVVDSNDRDRVSEAKDELHRMLSEDELTNATLLVFANKQDLPNAMSVSEITDKLGLHSLRQRRWYIQAACAPSGQGLYEGLDWLSSNISGKT from the exons ATGGGTATGGCAATATCTAGGATGGTGAAGATGCTGTTTGCAAGGAAAGAAATGAGAATACTAATGGTGGGTCTTGATGCTGCTGGTAAAACCACCATCCTCTACAAGCTCAAACTTGGAGAGGTTGTCACTACCATACCCACAATTG GGTTCAATGTGGAAACTGTGGAATACAAAAATGTAAGCTTCACTGTCTGGGATGTAGGAGGACAAGACAAG ATTCGACCACTTTGGAGACACTATTTTCAGAACACTCAAGGTCTTATCTTTGTGGTGGATAGCAATGACAGAGACAGAGTTTCAGAAGCTAAAGACGAGCTCCATCGAATGCTAAGTGAG gATGAGCTCACCAATGCAACACTGCTTGTATTTGCCAACAAGCAAGATCTTCCAAATGCCATGAGTGTTTCTGAAATCACTGATAAGCTTGGTCTGCATTCACTCCGCCAGCGCCGCTG GTACATTCAGGCTGCTTGTGCCCCGTCTGGGCAAGGACTTTACGAGGGTCTTGATTGGTTATCCAGCAACATCTCAGGCAAAACATGA
- the LOC126801197 gene encoding uncharacterized protein LOC126801197 — protein MNAQAIKEIKARNEEASAKETKVNKVDNRSSAGQGQEQRNVQVIHQSHPSPIPNTSGGVLTGAAAAVASTLKSAKEAISKND, from the exons ATGAACGCACAAGCAATTAAG GAAATCAAGGCAAGGAATGAAGAAGCAAGTGCTAAAGAGACAAAGGTGAACAAAGTAGATAACCGTTCGTCGGCGGGACAAGGCCAAGAGCAAAGAAATGTGCAGGTGATTCACCAGTCACATCCCTCGCCGATTCCAAATACAAGCGGGGGAGTCCTGACCGGTGCTGCAGCAGCTGTGGCATCCACCCTAAAGTCCGCCAAGGAGGCCATCTCAAAAAATGATTAG